The genome window ATTTAAATGGCACATAAAATGTGCAGTGTTGGTACTCTTGCAAAATAAAGTGCTACTTTGCAGTGTGGCTACAGTAGTAAAGTCCCCATGTGAAAAAACAGAGGTGTATACATGGCTTTTCTTGTGCAAGACAGAATCCATTACTACATCCATAAAACCACTGATAATACTCATACCAATGTCTGAGTATGGTTCACCCATAGACAGGTTCAGGTTATTTTTTCAGACCTACATTGATTCCTGTAGCCAAGCTGTTGCACAATGCAAGGTGACGTAGTGTGGTGAAATGCATGCTAGGACTGTTCCAAAGACGTCGCTGTGTTCTTGTGTGGATGCTCGGTTTATGACTTGCAAGCTGATACAAGCATTACAATATCAAAAATATTATGAATAACAATAACGTgcaaattatttttttaaattcttagCATTTGCTATTACTTTTTAGTTATGGGGTGGAGGACATCGACAAGGTTGCAGACAGACAAAGACTGAGGCTGTGTACTTTAAAATAGTTCATTGATAGGAGAATAAATGTCTTCATAAAGAGGTGAAGGGAACATCCAGTACCCAAAACCATGACCCTATGGTTGGTGGCAGAGGTGGGATCCAAGGAGGGGTGCCCATGGAGCTAGTGTATGTCGAGGGGCTGTGAGTCAGTGGCGGGGGGCCAGTAACGTCCGTCTGGGGGTCCAGAGGTCGGTTCATTTTCCATGGGTTTGGGGGAAGTGTGTCAGTATGATGTGGAGAGGGGATGAGTTATAGAATCTTCTGAAGGATGGAATTGGGCACTTCTAGAGTCTCGTCCTTTACCAGGACGATGTCATAAGAGTCCAGATATTTCTCCAAACGCTCCTCCACCTGCCAGGGAAGAGAGAAGAGTTAGGATGCAGATTGGCACAGACAGCACATAACCTCATACTTTCATATCAGTCACTATAGTCACATCTTCAGACTATTAATATCCAGTAATGTAGCTGGTGATGGGAGCAGATAGAGTTGCTGACTGGcgatggggggggtgggggggggggggcaccttgTCATTGAGGAAGCCGATCTTGAGGATGTTCTCCACGTTGGGCACGCCGTCAGCCATGTTGAGGTCGCCTAACGAGTCTCCCAGCAGCACGATGTTGCAGTTGTCCTTCACCTGTTTGAAGTACTCCGTGTTGCGCAGGGCGCCGTCGTGCTTGTTGAACACATGGATCAGTTCTCCCTTGAAGCCCCTCAGCTCGCCCTGAGAGAAGAAAAATACTTGCGTTTAAATGATACTGAGCCAACTGATGCAAATGCAATGCATACACCCAGGTAGAACCACAGCTTTATTATCAGGTTTATCAACACTCAGAAACTCAGGCCTATCCTCAGCATGTACCAAGCTCTCCTCGAGGGACAGGGGGGGACTTACATTCTCGTCAAAGTCCATGAAGTTGGACACCACCTTGACGTTGGGGTGGTAGACCCCCGCCTGGTGGATGATCTCCTCCAGGACGTCTCCCAGACCCGCTGAGAAGATGAACACGGGCACGTTGTGCTGCTGGAGCCGGTCAAAGAACGGCTCATAGCCCTCCCTGTGGGACAGACATGTAAGCATTAGAACCACTCATAGCCCTCCCTGTGGGACAGACATGTAAGCATTAGAACCACTCATAGCCCTCCCTGTGGGACAGACATGTAAGCATTAGAACCACTCATAGCCCTCCCTGTGGGACAGACATGTAAGCATTAGAACCACTCATAGCCCTCCCTGTGGGACAGACATGTAAGCATTAGAACCACTCATAGCCCTCCCTGTGGGACAGACATGTAAGCATTAGAACCACTCATAGCCCTCTGTGGGACAGACATCCAGTTTATATGAACGGAAATTATTCACAGGCAGAACTAAATGATCAATAATATTTCATAGAGCTTGTGTTCATGAAGCGGCAATAACGGCCACTTTGGCTCAACATGTGTCCTGAGCGGCTTTCTGTAGTTTAAATTATTTCACATTTTATCTATCAGGTCTTACCTCAGGCAGGCGTCTGAGTCTCTCACCACCTCCGAGAGTTTGTCCTTCTGTAGCCTCTGCTCCACCAGTAATGTGTGGGACTTAAAATacctgtcaacacacacacacattgggccTTAGCGAGAgcaattgtatgtgtgtgtgcacgtgtgcatgCGTCTACTCACCATTCTACCATAAATGGATACTTCTCCTCCATCGTTAGATGGGGGTCGATCTCTATGGGGTAATATGTGTTCTTAAGCTCCAGTAACTAAAAGACAGACGGAAAATCAATTAGCATTAACACATGTGCTTTCGTGACACCTACAAATACTATTAAGTAATAGTAACATCAAACAAACCTTCGTCCTACAATCCTCGGTGACAAGCTTGCAGTTGTCAATGATATCTATGTGGAAAGGAGGACTTTGGTCAGACGGATAGGCCGGAGACAGTCATAGGCAAGTAACTTATTTTGAATCACGGGGAATGTTGAGATGGTTTTATGTTGTACTTACTATGACACGTGGGGCAGCGTTTGCCATTGACTGCGAACCGGCTTAACGTCATGTCAAAGTCAGTGATGACCTGAAAACAAACCAGGAGAGCCATGGAGGGGAGTCAGTGATAACTCCGGTCATCATACTGTCACCACAGGGTGTCACTGTTCAGCCAATACGAACGGCCCATTTCTCTTTGCGCACCCTTCCCCTCCTACTGTACCTGTAGTTTGGAGGCGCCACCCTTGATCATGTCACAGATGATCCGTTCCACCCGCTCTGGATCCCTCATGTGGACCGTGTTCTTCTCAAACTCTGGCatctgagagatggagagggcgAAACACACAGAAAGAGATCGTTAAGTATGCTTCTAATATTCACTTCTACAAGTAGCATGTAAGAACACACCATTCTCACCCATCACTGAATCGATCAAATAATTTCAAATCAATCATTGAAAAGAATAGGGGGGGAGGActcaataataataaaaaagtgTTGAGGTTAACTTGAGTTGGGCCTATGGTTAGTATTTGGTGGGGTGCGGGTCGAGTTTAAAAGAGCAGCGTAATTTTGGGGGGCTAAGGTAAGAGGAGCCAGGAGTAGACTAACTGGATATCACAACACCCCTCGTGCCCCAGCCCCCGTCTCCCCAGGGCCGG of Salvelinus alpinus chromosome 4, SLU_Salpinus.1, whole genome shotgun sequence contains these proteins:
- the LOC139573674 gene encoding cytosolic 5'-nucleotidase 3-like isoform X1, with protein sequence MDKTAVVKVGAAASASVCALFGGVVLAQYMFAKKKRAGKKTKIIEMMPEFEKNTVHMRDPERVERIICDMIKGGASKLQVITDFDMTLSRFAVNGKRCPTCHNIIDNCKLVTEDCRTKLLELKNTYYPIEIDPHLTMEEKYPFMVEWYFKSHTLLVEQRLQKDKLSEVVRDSDACLREGYEPFFDRLQQHNVPVFIFSAGLGDVLEEIIHQAGVYHPNVKVVSNFMDFDENGELRGFKGELIHVFNKHDGALRNTEYFKQVKDNCNIVLLGDSLGDLNMADGVPNVENILKIGFLNDKVEERLEKYLDSYDIVLVKDETLEVPNSILQKIL
- the LOC139573674 gene encoding cytosolic 5'-nucleotidase 3-like isoform X2 produces the protein MPEFEKNTVHMRDPERVERIICDMIKGGASKLQVITDFDMTLSRFAVNGKRCPTCHNIIDNCKLVTEDCRTKLLELKNTYYPIEIDPHLTMEEKYPFMVEWYFKSHTLLVEQRLQKDKLSEVVRDSDACLREGYEPFFDRLQQHNVPVFIFSAGLGDVLEEIIHQAGVYHPNVKVVSNFMDFDENGELRGFKGELIHVFNKHDGALRNTEYFKQVKDNCNIVLLGDSLGDLNMADGVPNVENILKIGFLNDKVEERLEKYLDSYDIVLVKDETLEVPNSILQKIL